Proteins encoded in a region of the Bactrocera tryoni isolate S06 chromosome 4, CSIRO_BtryS06_freeze2, whole genome shotgun sequence genome:
- the LOC120773549 gene encoding ELAV-like protein 3 isoform X2 produces the protein MTNAMDIVKNGSANGSVDGSSDESRTNLIVNYLPQTMTQEEMRSLFSSIGELESCKLVRDKASVLPASLTALNPALQQVGQSLGYGFVNYVRAEDAEKAVNTLNGLRLQNKVIKVSYARPSSESIKGANLYVSGLPKNLSQPDLEALFASYGKIITSRILCDNISGLSKGVGFIRFDQRNEAERAIQELNGKTPKGYTEPITVKFANNPSNSAKAQLPPPLAAYLTPQAAAATRRLAGALPSAGRISIGKSPMLAINKGLQRYSPLAGDLLANSILPGNAMTGSGWCIFVYNLAPETEENVLWQLFGPFGAVQSVKVIRDLQTSKCKGFGFVTMTNYDEAVVAIQSLNGYTLGNRVLQVSFKTNKTKTA, from the exons ATGACCAACGCCATGGATATTGTGAAGAATGGCAGCGCCAATGGCTCCGTCGATGGCAGCTCAGATGAGTCGCGCACCAACTTGATTGTGAACTATTTGCCACAGACAATGACGCAAGAAGAGATGCGTTCGCTCTTCTCGAGCATTGGCGAATTGGAGAGTTGCAAGCTTGTGCGCGACAAAGCCTCAG tGTTGCCAGCTTCGTTGACCGCACTCAATCCGGCATTGCAGCAAG TCGGCCAAAGCTTGGGCTACGGTTTTGTTAACTATGTACGCGCCGAGGATGCTGAGAAGGCCGTTAATACATTGAATGGCTTGCGTTTGCAGAATAAAGTGATTAAAGTATCATACGCCCGTCCAAGTTCGGAATCAATAAAGGGTGCTAATTTGTATGTATCGGGTCTTCCCAAAAATCTATCACAACCAGACTTGGAGGCACTATTCGCATCATATGGCAAGATAATTACATCTCGTATACTCTGTGATAATATTTCTG GTCTATCGAAAGGTGTCGGTTTTATACGTTTCGACCAACGCAACGAAGCCGAGCGCGCTATACAGGAATTAAATGGTAAAACGCCCAAAGGTTACACCGAACCAATTACTGTTAAATTTGCCAATAATCCCAGCAATAGCGCCAAAGCTCAACTCCCACCACCATTGGCCGCTTATTTGACACCACAAGCGGCTGCCGCAACGCGTCGACTCGCTGGCGCACTGCCATCGGCTGGACGTATAAG CATTGGAAAAAGCCCGATGTTAGCCATTAACAAGGGTTTGCAAAG ATACTCACCATTGGCTGGTGATCTCTTGGCCAATTCGATTTTGCCCGGCAATGCAATGACCGGCTCCGGCTGGTGTATATTCGTTTACAACCTCGCACCCGAAACGGAGGAGAATGTTTTGTGGCAGCTGTTCGGCCCATTCGGTGCCGTCCAATCGGTCAAGGTTATACGTGATTTACAGACGAGCAAATGCAAGGGTTTCGGTTTCGTGACCATGACGAATTACGACGAAGCGGTTGTGGCAATACAATCACTCAACGGTTATACACTCGGCAACAGGGTGTTGCAAGTTAGCTTTAAgacaaataaaaccaaaaccgCTTAA
- the LOC120773549 gene encoding ELAV-like protein 2 isoform X4, producing MTNAMDIVKNGSANGSVDGSSDESRTNLIVNYLPQTMTQEEMRSLFSSIGELESCKLVRDKASVLPASLTALNPALQQVGQSLGYGFVNYVRAEDAEKAVNTLNGLRLQNKVIKVSYARPSSESIKGANLYVSGLPKNLSQPDLEALFASYGKIITSRILCDNISGLSKGVGFIRFDQRNEAERAIQELNGKTPKGYTEPITVKFANNPSNSAKAQLPPPLAAYLTPQAAAATRRLAGALPSAGRIRYSPLAGDLLANSILPGNAMTGSGWCIFVYNLAPETEENVLWQLFGPFGAVQSVKVIRDLQTSKCKGFGFVTMTNYDEAVVAIQSLNGYTLGNRVLQVSFKTNKTKTA from the exons ATGACCAACGCCATGGATATTGTGAAGAATGGCAGCGCCAATGGCTCCGTCGATGGCAGCTCAGATGAGTCGCGCACCAACTTGATTGTGAACTATTTGCCACAGACAATGACGCAAGAAGAGATGCGTTCGCTCTTCTCGAGCATTGGCGAATTGGAGAGTTGCAAGCTTGTGCGCGACAAAGCCTCAG tGTTGCCAGCTTCGTTGACCGCACTCAATCCGGCATTGCAGCAAG TCGGCCAAAGCTTGGGCTACGGTTTTGTTAACTATGTACGCGCCGAGGATGCTGAGAAGGCCGTTAATACATTGAATGGCTTGCGTTTGCAGAATAAAGTGATTAAAGTATCATACGCCCGTCCAAGTTCGGAATCAATAAAGGGTGCTAATTTGTATGTATCGGGTCTTCCCAAAAATCTATCACAACCAGACTTGGAGGCACTATTCGCATCATATGGCAAGATAATTACATCTCGTATACTCTGTGATAATATTTCTG GTCTATCGAAAGGTGTCGGTTTTATACGTTTCGACCAACGCAACGAAGCCGAGCGCGCTATACAGGAATTAAATGGTAAAACGCCCAAAGGTTACACCGAACCAATTACTGTTAAATTTGCCAATAATCCCAGCAATAGCGCCAAAGCTCAACTCCCACCACCATTGGCCGCTTATTTGACACCACAAGCGGCTGCCGCAACGCGTCGACTCGCTGGCGCACTGCCATCGGCTGGACGTATAAG ATACTCACCATTGGCTGGTGATCTCTTGGCCAATTCGATTTTGCCCGGCAATGCAATGACCGGCTCCGGCTGGTGTATATTCGTTTACAACCTCGCACCCGAAACGGAGGAGAATGTTTTGTGGCAGCTGTTCGGCCCATTCGGTGCCGTCCAATCGGTCAAGGTTATACGTGATTTACAGACGAGCAAATGCAAGGGTTTCGGTTTCGTGACCATGACGAATTACGACGAAGCGGTTGTGGCAATACAATCACTCAACGGTTATACACTCGGCAACAGGGTGTTGCAAGTTAGCTTTAAgacaaataaaaccaaaaccgCTTAA
- the LOC120773549 gene encoding ELAV-like protein 2 isoform X3, which yields MTNAMDIVKNGSANGSVDGSSDESRTNLIVNYLPQTMTQEEMRSLFSSIGELESCKLVRDKASGNLVLPASLTALNPALQQVGQSLGYGFVNYVRAEDAEKAVNTLNGLRLQNKVIKVSYARPSSESIKGANLYVSGLPKNLSQPDLEALFASYGKIITSRILCDNISGLSKGVGFIRFDQRNEAERAIQELNGKTPKGYTEPITVKFANNPSNSAKAQLPPPLAAYLTPQAAAATRRLAGALPSAGRIRYSPLAGDLLANSILPGNAMTGSGWCIFVYNLAPETEENVLWQLFGPFGAVQSVKVIRDLQTSKCKGFGFVTMTNYDEAVVAIQSLNGYTLGNRVLQVSFKTNKTKTA from the exons ATGACCAACGCCATGGATATTGTGAAGAATGGCAGCGCCAATGGCTCCGTCGATGGCAGCTCAGATGAGTCGCGCACCAACTTGATTGTGAACTATTTGCCACAGACAATGACGCAAGAAGAGATGCGTTCGCTCTTCTCGAGCATTGGCGAATTGGAGAGTTGCAAGCTTGTGCGCGACAAAGCCTCAGGTAATTTGG tGTTGCCAGCTTCGTTGACCGCACTCAATCCGGCATTGCAGCAAG TCGGCCAAAGCTTGGGCTACGGTTTTGTTAACTATGTACGCGCCGAGGATGCTGAGAAGGCCGTTAATACATTGAATGGCTTGCGTTTGCAGAATAAAGTGATTAAAGTATCATACGCCCGTCCAAGTTCGGAATCAATAAAGGGTGCTAATTTGTATGTATCGGGTCTTCCCAAAAATCTATCACAACCAGACTTGGAGGCACTATTCGCATCATATGGCAAGATAATTACATCTCGTATACTCTGTGATAATATTTCTG GTCTATCGAAAGGTGTCGGTTTTATACGTTTCGACCAACGCAACGAAGCCGAGCGCGCTATACAGGAATTAAATGGTAAAACGCCCAAAGGTTACACCGAACCAATTACTGTTAAATTTGCCAATAATCCCAGCAATAGCGCCAAAGCTCAACTCCCACCACCATTGGCCGCTTATTTGACACCACAAGCGGCTGCCGCAACGCGTCGACTCGCTGGCGCACTGCCATCGGCTGGACGTATAAG ATACTCACCATTGGCTGGTGATCTCTTGGCCAATTCGATTTTGCCCGGCAATGCAATGACCGGCTCCGGCTGGTGTATATTCGTTTACAACCTCGCACCCGAAACGGAGGAGAATGTTTTGTGGCAGCTGTTCGGCCCATTCGGTGCCGTCCAATCGGTCAAGGTTATACGTGATTTACAGACGAGCAAATGCAAGGGTTTCGGTTTCGTGACCATGACGAATTACGACGAAGCGGTTGTGGCAATACAATCACTCAACGGTTATACACTCGGCAACAGGGTGTTGCAAGTTAGCTTTAAgacaaataaaaccaaaaccgCTTAA
- the LOC120773549 gene encoding ELAV-like protein 3 isoform X1 has protein sequence MTNAMDIVKNGSANGSVDGSSDESRTNLIVNYLPQTMTQEEMRSLFSSIGELESCKLVRDKASGNLVLPASLTALNPALQQVGQSLGYGFVNYVRAEDAEKAVNTLNGLRLQNKVIKVSYARPSSESIKGANLYVSGLPKNLSQPDLEALFASYGKIITSRILCDNISGLSKGVGFIRFDQRNEAERAIQELNGKTPKGYTEPITVKFANNPSNSAKAQLPPPLAAYLTPQAAAATRRLAGALPSAGRISIGKSPMLAINKGLQRYSPLAGDLLANSILPGNAMTGSGWCIFVYNLAPETEENVLWQLFGPFGAVQSVKVIRDLQTSKCKGFGFVTMTNYDEAVVAIQSLNGYTLGNRVLQVSFKTNKTKTA, from the exons ATGACCAACGCCATGGATATTGTGAAGAATGGCAGCGCCAATGGCTCCGTCGATGGCAGCTCAGATGAGTCGCGCACCAACTTGATTGTGAACTATTTGCCACAGACAATGACGCAAGAAGAGATGCGTTCGCTCTTCTCGAGCATTGGCGAATTGGAGAGTTGCAAGCTTGTGCGCGACAAAGCCTCAGGTAATTTGG tGTTGCCAGCTTCGTTGACCGCACTCAATCCGGCATTGCAGCAAG TCGGCCAAAGCTTGGGCTACGGTTTTGTTAACTATGTACGCGCCGAGGATGCTGAGAAGGCCGTTAATACATTGAATGGCTTGCGTTTGCAGAATAAAGTGATTAAAGTATCATACGCCCGTCCAAGTTCGGAATCAATAAAGGGTGCTAATTTGTATGTATCGGGTCTTCCCAAAAATCTATCACAACCAGACTTGGAGGCACTATTCGCATCATATGGCAAGATAATTACATCTCGTATACTCTGTGATAATATTTCTG GTCTATCGAAAGGTGTCGGTTTTATACGTTTCGACCAACGCAACGAAGCCGAGCGCGCTATACAGGAATTAAATGGTAAAACGCCCAAAGGTTACACCGAACCAATTACTGTTAAATTTGCCAATAATCCCAGCAATAGCGCCAAAGCTCAACTCCCACCACCATTGGCCGCTTATTTGACACCACAAGCGGCTGCCGCAACGCGTCGACTCGCTGGCGCACTGCCATCGGCTGGACGTATAAG CATTGGAAAAAGCCCGATGTTAGCCATTAACAAGGGTTTGCAAAG ATACTCACCATTGGCTGGTGATCTCTTGGCCAATTCGATTTTGCCCGGCAATGCAATGACCGGCTCCGGCTGGTGTATATTCGTTTACAACCTCGCACCCGAAACGGAGGAGAATGTTTTGTGGCAGCTGTTCGGCCCATTCGGTGCCGTCCAATCGGTCAAGGTTATACGTGATTTACAGACGAGCAAATGCAAGGGTTTCGGTTTCGTGACCATGACGAATTACGACGAAGCGGTTGTGGCAATACAATCACTCAACGGTTATACACTCGGCAACAGGGTGTTGCAAGTTAGCTTTAAgacaaataaaaccaaaaccgCTTAA